The genome window GTCCAGAAGTCGGCGCCCAGCTGGGCGATGCCGGTGAGGCCGACGGCGAGGACCGCGACGGCGACGAGGGTGCCCAGGGCGTTGGGGCGGCCGGGTTTGATGGCGGTGGAGCCGAGGAGGGCTCCGACGAAGGCGGGCAGCAGATAGTCGAGGCCGACGCTGGGGTTGCCGATCTGCTGCTGGGCCGCGAGGAGCACCCCGGCGAAGCCGACGATCAGGCCGGACGCGGCGAAGGCGCAGACGGTGTACTCGCGGACGGGGATGCCCACCAGGTCGGCGGCGCGCGGGTTGGACCCGACGACGTACAGACAGCGGCCGATCGGCAGCCGCTCCAGCACCAGCCAGAGGACGACCGCGAGCGCCAGTACGTAGAAGGCGGGGACGGGGAGGCCGAGGAAGGTGGAGGTGTAGAGGTCGGTGAAGGCGGGCGGCAGGCCCTGGGGGCCGGGGACGATCCGGCCACCGTCGGTGATCCAGCCGGTCACGGCGAACATCATGCTGCCGGTGCCGAGGGTGGCGATGAAGGAGTCGATCCGGCCGAACTCGACGACGACGCCGTTGAGTACGCCCACGACCAGACCGCCGGCGATCACGACGAGACAGGCGAGCGGCCAGGGCCAGCCCGCCTCGACGACGAGGTAGAGCACCATGACGTGCGCGAGGCCGAGGCCGTAGCCGATGGACAGGTCGAACGCGCCGGTGACGATGGGGACCATGGCGGCGAGCGCGAGGACGGCCGGGATCGACTGGGCGGAGAGGATCGAGTCGAGGGTGTCCAGGGTGGGGAAGGTCCGCGGCAGGGCCAGCGAGAAGACCAGGACGAGCAGGGCGGTGAGGCCGAGGAGGCCGTAGGCGCCGATGAGATGCCCGCCGGTGCCGAGGCCGAGGCCGGACCCGCGCCGGGGGCGCCGGCGGTGCGTGGGCGGGGAGGGCGGGGCCGTCACGGGGTCGTCGCGGTGCCGGCGGGGGGCATGGCCGAGGCCGCCCGGGTCAGTCCCGCGACCGTGAGGGCCGGACCGCTCAGCTCGGCCGTCACCGCTCCCCGGACGAAGACCAGGGCTCGTCCGCACACCCCCGCGACCTCCTCGAAGTCGGTGGAGATGAGGAGGATCGCGAGGCCCCGGGCCAGCGCCTCGTCGAGCAGTCGGTGGACGGCCGCCTTGGCGCCGATGTCCACGCTCGCCGTCGGCTCCTCCAGGATCAGCAGCCGCAGTCCGGTCCGCAGCCAGCGGCCGATCACGACCTTCTGCTGGTTGCCGCCGGACAGGGTGGCGATGGTGGCCTCGCTGTCCCGGGGCCGCACCGAGAACCGGTCGATCAGGGCGGTCGCCTCGGCGCGTTCCCGGCGGGGGCGGATCCAGCGCGGTACCGGCCCGTCCCCGGCCCGGGGGTTGGCCAACAGGTTCTCGCGGACGGTCAGTTCGGCGAGACAGCTCTCGCGCTGCCGGTCGCCGGGGACGAGGGCGACTCCGTGGGCGACGGCGTCGGCGACCGTACGGGGGCGGTACGGGCCGCCGTCCAGCAGGACGTGGCCGCCGAGGAGGGGCCGGGCGCCGGCGAGGGCCCGGCCCAGGTCGGTGTGTCCGGCGCCCGAGAGTCCGACCAGGCCGAGGGCCTCCCCCGCTCTCAGCTCCAGGTCGACCGGTGCCGTGCCGGAGGCGCGTACGCCGTCGAGGGTCAGCACCACCGGGTCACCGGGCCGTGCGGCGGCGGGGCGGCGGGAGGGCCGTGCGGCGGCGGGAGGGTGACCGGTCGGTGCCTCGGCGGGGCCGGGGCCGGACGGTTCCTCGCCGGTGATGTCGCGCACCAGGCGCGGCGGGCTGTGGCCGGCCGTGGAGCCGTGGCTGACGAGACGGCCGTCGCGCAGGACGGCGAAGGTGTCGGCGACCTCGTACACCTCGTCGAGGCGGTGGCTGACGTAGAGGATGCCGTGGCCCCGGTCGCGCAGGGTGTGCAGGACGCGGAAGAGGCGGGCGCAGTCGGCGGCGGGGAGGCGGGCGGTCGGTTCGTCGAGGACGACGAGCCGCGCCCGGGTGGCCAGGGCGCGGGCGATGGCGACCAGGGACCGTTCGGCGGGGGCGAGCCGGGCGATCGGGGCGTCGGGGTCGAGGTGTCCGCCGACGAGCGCCAGGGCCTCGGTGCAGCGGTCCCGGGTGCGCCGCCAGGAGATCAGTCCGGCGCGGCGCGCGTACCCGGTGCTCAGGGCGATGTTCTCGGCGACCGTCATCCACTCCACGAGCCCGAGGTCCTGGTGGATGAAGGACATCCGCGAGGCGGCGGCGTGGCTCCCGAGCGGGTGCCCGTCCACGGTGACCAGGCCCGCGTCGGCGTGGTGGACACCGGCGAGGATCTTGATGAGGGTGGACTTTCCGGCTCCGTTGGGGCCGAGGAGCGCGAGGACGCTGCCCGCGCGGACGTCGAGGTCGACCCCGGCCAGGGCGAGGGTGCCGCCGAATCGTTTGGTGAGGCCGCGGACACGGACCAGCGGTTCCGGCCCGCTGGGCGGGGCCGGCTGCGCAGAGGTGTCGTGAGCGTCGTGCACGGACAGCTCCGGGGGTCGGCCTGGCGGGTTCTTCCCGACTTCGACTTGCGCCAGCGATGCTAACCGCTCATATCACTTCATTTACGGCATTTAGCCACCGCCGATGACCCCAACGGGTCAGTGCCCGGCCCGGGGCGTCGGTCCCGTCAGCCGCCGTCGAGTCCGCACTCGGCCCAGATGACCTTGCCCTCCGGGGTGTAGCGGGTGCCCCAGCTCTGGGACAGCTGGGCGACCAGGAACAGGCCGCGTCCGCCCTCGTCGGTGGTGGCCGCCCGGCGCAGATGCGGGGCGGTGCTGCTGGTGTCGGCGACCTCGCAGATCAGGGAGCGGTCGCGCAGCAGCCGTACCCGGATGGGTCCGCCGCCGTGCCGGACGGCGTTGGTGACCAGTTCGCTGAGCATCAGTTCGGCGGCGAACGCGGCCTCGTGGAGCCCCCAGTCGGCGAGTTGGCGCATGGCGGCGGCGCGGACCTCGCTGACGCGGGCCGGGTCGGCGGGCAGTTCCCAGCCGGCGACACGGTCCGGGTCGAAGGCGTGGGTGCGGGCGACGAGCAGGGCGATGTCGTCGCAGGGGTGGGCGGAGGCCACGGTGTCCAGGACGGCCCGGCAGGTCTCCTCGGGGGTGTGCTCGGGGTGGGCGAGGGCGGCGCGCAGCTGGTCGAGGACCACGTCGACGTCGCGGTCCCGGTCCTCGATGAGTCCGTCGGTGTAGAGGACCAGCCGGCTGCCCTCGGGCAGATGGATGTCGACGGACTCGAAGGGCAGGCCGCCGAGGCCGAGCGGGGGTCCGGCGGGCAGTTCGGGGAACGACACGGTGCCGTCGGGCTGGACCACGGCGGGCGGCGGATGGCCGGCGCGGGCCAGGGTGCACTGCTGCGAGGTCGGGTCGTAGACGGCGTACAGGCAGGTCGCGCCGATGATGCCGCCGCCGTCGGAGACGGGGTCCTCGCGGTCCAGACGACCCACGAGGTTGTCGAGGTGGGTGAGGACCTCGTCCGGCGGGAAGTCGAGTTCGGCGAAGCTGCGGGCGGCCGTGCGGACGCGGCCCATGGTGGCGGCGGAGAGCATGCCGTGGCCGACGACGTCGCCGACGAAGAGGCCGACGCGGGTGCCGGAGAGCGGGATGACG of Streptomyces phaeolivaceus contains these proteins:
- a CDS encoding ABC transporter permease, with amino-acid sequence MTAPPSPPTHRRRPRRGSGLGLGTGGHLIGAYGLLGLTALLVLVFSLALPRTFPTLDTLDSILSAQSIPAVLALAAMVPIVTGAFDLSIGYGLGLAHVMVLYLVVEAGWPWPLACLVVIAGGLVVGVLNGVVVEFGRIDSFIATLGTGSMMFAVTGWITDGGRIVPGPQGLPPAFTDLYTSTFLGLPVPAFYVLALAVVLWLVLERLPIGRCLYVVGSNPRAADLVGIPVREYTVCAFAASGLIVGFAGVLLAAQQQIGNPSVGLDYLLPAFVGALLGSTAIKPGRPNALGTLVAVAVLAVGLTGIAQLGADFWTVPLFHGGTLLLAVGLAGYAARRRMRTGAFAARDAPAEASEPPPAPPPTAGSAP
- a CDS encoding sugar ABC transporter ATP-binding protein, yielding MHDAHDTSAQPAPPSGPEPLVRVRGLTKRFGGTLALAGVDLDVRAGSVLALLGPNGAGKSTLIKILAGVHHADAGLVTVDGHPLGSHAAASRMSFIHQDLGLVEWMTVAENIALSTGYARRAGLISWRRTRDRCTEALALVGGHLDPDAPIARLAPAERSLVAIARALATRARLVVLDEPTARLPAADCARLFRVLHTLRDRGHGILYVSHRLDEVYEVADTFAVLRDGRLVSHGSTAGHSPPRLVRDITGEEPSGPGPAEAPTGHPPAAARPSRRPAAARPGDPVVLTLDGVRASGTAPVDLELRAGEALGLVGLSGAGHTDLGRALAGARPLLGGHVLLDGGPYRPRTVADAVAHGVALVPGDRQRESCLAELTVRENLLANPRAGDGPVPRWIRPRRERAEATALIDRFSVRPRDSEATIATLSGGNQQKVVIGRWLRTGLRLLILEEPTASVDIGAKAAVHRLLDEALARGLAILLISTDFEEVAGVCGRALVFVRGAVTAELSGPALTVAGLTRAASAMPPAGTATTP